The following are encoded together in the Terriglobia bacterium genome:
- a CDS encoding MFS transporter yields MKPSSASTSRQLIATHVRYSVVAMLFIVTAVNYADRAALSIAGPAAAKQLGLSAVQMGYVFSAFAWAYVLGQIPGGWLLDRFGSKQVYTLSLFVWSIFTGLQGFVGSFHWVAPVIALFALRFLMGLAESPSFPGNARIVAAWFPAPERGTASAIFNSAQYFATVLFAPLMGWITHAFGWRYVFVVMGGLGFLLVPVWLKVIHSPKEHPRMDKTELEYIERGGGLVNMDQGGKANQSASNSKWSTITQLLGNRMLLGVYIGQYCITTLTYFFITWFPVYLVMGRGMTILKAGFVASLPALCGFSGGVLGGVFSDYLLRKGYSLSTARKVPIVGGMLLATSMIACNYVNAVWVVVCIMSLAFFGKGSGALGWAVVSDTSPKESAGLCGGVFNTFGNVAGISTPIIIGYIVQGTKSFNGALVFVAANAVGAIVSYLVVVGEIKRVELKTAG; encoded by the coding sequence ATGAAACCATCCTCGGCCTCAACGTCTCGCCAACTAATTGCAACGCATGTTCGCTATTCCGTGGTCGCCATGTTGTTCATCGTGACGGCGGTGAACTATGCCGATCGCGCCGCGCTCTCCATCGCCGGACCTGCTGCGGCAAAGCAATTGGGGCTGAGCGCAGTCCAAATGGGATACGTATTCTCGGCGTTTGCTTGGGCCTACGTGCTTGGGCAAATCCCAGGGGGATGGCTACTGGATCGATTCGGGTCGAAACAGGTTTACACGCTGAGTCTTTTCGTCTGGTCTATCTTTACAGGATTGCAGGGCTTCGTCGGCTCCTTTCACTGGGTAGCGCCTGTGATTGCGCTGTTCGCCCTCCGCTTCTTGATGGGATTGGCGGAATCGCCTTCATTTCCAGGCAATGCCCGGATTGTGGCGGCTTGGTTCCCAGCCCCGGAGCGGGGAACAGCCTCGGCGATCTTCAATTCCGCGCAGTATTTTGCCACGGTTCTGTTTGCGCCTCTTATGGGTTGGATCACCCACGCCTTCGGTTGGCGATACGTGTTCGTGGTGATGGGTGGTCTAGGATTCCTTCTGGTACCCGTCTGGTTGAAGGTGATTCACAGCCCGAAAGAACATCCGCGCATGGACAAGACCGAGCTGGAGTATATCGAACGCGGCGGCGGTCTTGTGAATATGGACCAAGGAGGCAAGGCCAACCAGAGCGCAAGCAACTCGAAGTGGTCCACGATCACGCAACTCCTCGGCAACCGGATGTTGCTCGGCGTCTATATCGGCCAATACTGCATTACGACCCTCACTTATTTCTTTATCACCTGGTTTCCCGTCTACCTGGTTATGGGGCGCGGCATGACCATCCTCAAAGCCGGCTTCGTCGCTTCCTTGCCCGCCCTGTGCGGTTTCTCCGGCGGCGTCTTGGGCGGCGTATTCTCGGATTACCTGCTGAGAAAGGGCTACTCCCTGAGTACTGCGAGAAAAGTGCCGATCGTGGGCGGCATGCTGCTGGCTACATCCATGATCGCCTGCAACTATGTGAATGCTGTGTGGGTGGTGGTGTGCATTATGAGCCTGGCCTTCTTTGGAAAGGGGTCCGGGGCTTTGGGTTGGGCGGTAGTTTCCGACACCTCGCCGAAGGAAAGCGCGGGACTATGTGGCGGCGTGTTTAATACCTTCGGCAACGTCGCCGGCATCAGTACGCCGATTATCATCGGCTACATCGTCCAAGGGACGAAGTCCTTCAATGGTGCTCTGGTCTTTGTTGCCGCCAATGCGGTGGGGGCCATCGTCAGTTATTTGGTGGTGGTCGGTGAGATCAAGCGTGTGGAACTC